TGCACGCAAAAGTGTTATTGTAAAAGAAATACAATGATGTGATGCATGCATGGAGTTAATGGATTTCTATCTTTATATAGAGCATTTTGATTTTATTTTCAAAATACTTGCATGCTGCCTATTTATTGTACTGTTGAATGCATAACCACTATACAGTGaatactggattttttttttcttcttttttataacATAACAAACGGATGTGATACTAAGCAAACAAATCCAGCTGTTGGACTGATAATAGGTATAATTGGCTCATTCTGAGTCAATTAAATGAGCATTATTAATGAAGGAGGAGGTGTTCTAAATAAAATATAGTACAGCACAGATCATCAGCTCTTCAGCTGTCAATAAAATAAATATCCCATGATGCTTAGCGGGGGAGTCAAGGGAAGATGTACTGTAGTTCAAAGCAATTTAGAGTTCTAAAGATTGGCATCCCTAAATTCCAGTGTTTTAACAGTTGCACCGCACTGCCTTATATAACAATATGTTACATACTGTAGACATTTCTCTATTGTTTATCAAATAAAATCAATCGTCAGAGCTAGAGGATTTTCATATGGCATGTGCAAGTAAGGGACGAAACCATACTAGTTTAAACCCTCCGCTGTGATATATTGGACACAAAAGGTGATGCTATTTTGAAAACTATCATGACCAGGGACTGTGATCAAAGCAGGAAGAAATTCAAAACCAAACAATTATAAATGCTATGTAGTATACATATAGATAGGTACAATGCAAATCAATGCAAATCTCTATAAATCTCTGTAAATATCTATATGTATACATGCAACAAAACCAATCATTACAACAATTTATGGCAGTGTATAGTAAAACATTAGAGCAGATGACCTGATACGAAAGCATGACAAACTATTATTTTCCACATTCTCATTTTCCCATATTTATGTAAGGCATTAGTGACATCTGACAGTTTTACATTCAATGTACAGTAATGATTTGATTCGGGATTTAAATTAGACAGGAAATGAAGCTAAGAAAAACAGATTCAGGAATGGCTGCAGTACACAAGTAATACAGAGCTCTATAACCAAGAACCAGGTGCCTGTGCCTAATATGCAATATTTAGACTAAAGCTCCCCCTGCTGTTCACTTACATAAATGCATCCTTATTTAAACCACCAGCAACAATGAGCTTGGACAACAAACTAGTTTAAAATTACATTTTCTTTGGGGGTTTTTAAGGGTTTTTATATATTTTACAATATAATTTTAAAGATTACTTTGTTTTAGGAAATATAATGTGCAATATAAATGTCTACCATGAAGAACACAACCCAATTAGATGTTTTGTACAGGTACAGTATACGTTGCAATTTATTCATCTAGAATAGGTCGGAATAGCACTGTGGTGATCCCTAGATATTTTACTTAAGGGAATATCGTGGGGCTCTCATTTTTCAAAGTAGACATATAAATTAAATGGCTCTACCTCGGTAAGTAATAATTTTCTTCCAATTCTTGTAGAATTGAATCCAGTAATTACTGTACATTATTTATTCGTTtgctactgaaatactgtaatgtGCTAGTGAAtcctagaattttaaaacaatatcAAAGAATGTTTCTTCACCCCATGTGTCTTACCTCTATAAATTCTGCTAATTGCAATGAAATAGCGATCAATGTTAGTCAGCATGGTAACTTATTTTAAGCAGATGGACATAAATTATTCTGGGCATAGCTAAATTTGACCATcaagccttttttttttaaatctgtatatatctgtatatgtatgtattgtttCAAATTATTTTATTAGGAAAGCTATACCAGACGCATAATCACTATACACTGATTAAACATTACCTTTACAATTAATATTCACTGAAATTACAGAATAAATATATGCACATTTGCAAAATCTTTGTGTATGGGGTAGGCTGAGGAGTAAGAGGGGGGAGATGACATTAAAAGTGCTTCCTACAAAGCTGTTAGTTATACATACCCAGTAGCATTACTAAATAACTTGCAGTGAGGTGCAGAAAAATATCCTGGCATCGTCATGAATTCACAAAGATGTTGATACCTAGCTGTCTTGTGTACATTACTTCTCTGCATTGCAAAATTACATAAATCAAATATACATAAAACCATGATGCTTTGCAGTGAATCCAGGTTTTGGATGTTGAATTGAAGGTTTAAAATAAAGAATGAGCATTGGTGTTTTGGGTGAGAACATTCGAGCATTAACCCCCCTGCAGTTTTTTTTAGGCATGCAGCAAACTGCATCAATATACAGGAACTGTGCCATAGGCATTTTTATGTATAAGGAAGCCACAATGCCATCctatccccctcccccccaaaacccTCAAGTGAAAAGGTTTAAGTTACTGCCAAAAAGGACACGTGGAATTATTTATCAGGATCAGTACAAATATCCTCATACCTTACATGGCACAGTCAAGTTTCTTAGATTCCTATATAAAAAATAATGATTGATAACATTGCTGGCAAAAGTTTGCGAAGGCACTTCAATTAATTAGGATTAGAGTATGGCCCTTCCTCCAAAACAATTTGGGGAGCACAACGGTATCATCTTGAATCATGCGTTTTTTTGGGCGCTATGAAATTATGCTATATTAGAATCTATAAGTGTTTTTTTCCAGGACTTCGAGGTAATCCGGCTTGGTTTGGAGTTTGGCCCTTAACTCGAGGTATTCACTTTGGGTTTGGTCTGAAAACCCCTTTCCAGCTGAGAAAAGTAGGGTTTCTTTTAATCTGGCATCCTGCTGTAAATCAGGGTATTGCATGCCAGGTGGGTGAACGTGTAGTTCCTTTAATTTGGGCACTGTGCCGTAAATGCAGTCCACAAACCCAACTGTGGGAGCTGACCGTTCTCGGTCTATTATACCAGGAAAGATTACTCCATTTTCATGAAAACTTGGTACTTCCCCACTCTGGTTGATAGCAACTATAGTATTAAGCTGGGAGTTTGACACTGCCATGGtccattctttttctttttcaattaAAGTCCTATAATTAGTGTTATTTTCCTTTGTTTCTGAAAATTCCTCCCCCATCTCTTCCTCTCTAGGTTTGTAGATGGGATTGTTGCACATCTGGGTTACTGGATGTGGGATATAGTCATACACATGGCCAGGAGCCTTCTCTGGGGAGTTGTTCGGTCTGTCCTCAAAGATTCTACACTGCATCTGAATGCCAGTCAAATCCACCTCTTGTCTCTTTCTGAAAGGCAGTTTCTTGCGCCTTCTCAGCACAAAAGCAAAAAGGCCTGCGGCCACAAAAACAGCTGAGAAGAACAATATTAGGAGGCTGAGGATGAGGACAGACAGTGGAACGGCACCCCCTGGCGTGGTAAACTCAAAGACTGAATTGACTGTGGGTACCATGTGTCCTGGCAGAGCAGATGAAGCAGTAGCATGCAACAGCTCTGGACACAAAATTTCCATTTCTATTGACTTTAGATCCTTGAGTGTCAGATTTTCAGGGCTTGTGCACAACACCTCCCCAACCACAATGACCGAGCTTATGGTGTCTATCCACTGTTTTAGAGGGACAATGTCACAAGAACAATCCCATGGGTTCTGCTTGAGATCAATCTGCACAATGGCATTAAGGTGCTCAAGAACTCCTGCAACAGGAAGGTAAAGAAAATGGTTGTTTCTCAGATTGAGCCTTGCCAGAGAGGTGCCAGCAAAGGCATCAGTTGGGAGAGTTCGTAGCAGATTGTCATTGAGAAATAGCAACTTCAGATTTGGCATTAGACTGAAAGCAGCAGGCTGGATTTCCCTTATCATGTTATACTCAAAATATAAATAATTTAAACTCTGTAAACCTCTGAACATGCCAGGTGTCAGCCTTTCAATGTCATTCCCATTCAAATACAAGCTCTTTAAATTTGGGAGGTTGATGAAGGCTCCTTCCTGTACATAAGATATTCGGTTGTTTCCAAGGTGCAATAAATCCAAAGAAGAGAAATTCCAAAAATCAGACCTGTAAATTTTCTGTATTAAGTTCCCACTCAAGTAAAGTTTCTTAGCATTGAGAGGTCTAGGCAGGAGTTCTGATATATTGTGAAATCCTTTCTCTTTACAGTTTACTGTCAATCCCAAATCATTGATATGCAGACTGCATGAACATCCAGTGGGGCAGATAATTGGGATGGGTGGTCTTGTCTGATAGCCAGCTATTGGTGGTTGGTTTGGGCCTGGATAAAGACCTCTGGGTGTTGGTGGAGGCTTTGGAGCTCTAGGTTGCTTGGTGGTAGTTGGTTGCTTATTTGAAGTCTTGTACTCCACAGAAGAAGCCGTGACATGAAAAGAGGACAACATAGAGGATGGCTTAGTAGGCCATGAATTTTCTCTGCTTGAAGTCAACTGGGGTATTCCCAGACTTGCTTCAACCTCACTTTCAGACAGCAAGGGGCAAAGCTTACCTCGTTTTATATCCCTTAGATCCTTGCCATGAAAGTGAAAGGGGCTTTCACATGTAATATCCCCAACCAGAACAGTATAAGGTATACGTTCTAGCCAGCTCTTCAGCTGCACAATCTCGCAAGTACAGTTCCATGGATTCTCTGCTAGCTGAATCTCCATAATGCTTCTCCCTATATG
The Pseudophryne corroboree isolate aPseCor3 chromosome 4, aPseCor3.hap2, whole genome shotgun sequence DNA segment above includes these coding regions:
- the SLITRK3 gene encoding SLIT and NTRK-like protein 3, giving the protein MEPSPAETRLNGRMLWIILLSTIALAWTTPIPLIEDSEEIDEPCFDPCYCEVKESLFHIYCDNKGFTNISQISESWSRPFKLYLQRNSMRKLYTNSFLHLNNAVSINLGNNALQDIQAGAFNGMKVLKRLYLHENKLDIFRNDTFMGLESLEYLQADYNVIKRIESGAFRNLNKLRVLILNDNHIPLLPTNLFKSVSLTHLDLRGNRLKILSYRGMLDHIGRSIMEIQLAENPWNCTCEIVQLKSWLERIPYTVLVGDITCESPFHFHGKDLRDIKRGKLCPLLSESEVEASLGIPQLTSSRENSWPTKPSSMLSSFHVTASSVEYKTSNKQPTTTKQPRAPKPPPTPRGLYPGPNQPPIAGYQTRPPIPIICPTGCSCSLHINDLGLTVNCKEKGFHNISELLPRPLNAKKLYLSGNLIQKIYRSDFWNFSSLDLLHLGNNRISYVQEGAFINLPNLKSLYLNGNDIERLTPGMFRGLQSLNYLYFEYNMIREIQPAAFSLMPNLKLLFLNDNLLRTLPTDAFAGTSLARLNLRNNHFLYLPVAGVLEHLNAIVQIDLKQNPWDCSCDIVPLKQWIDTISSVIVVGEVLCTSPENLTLKDLKSIEMEILCPELLHATASSALPGHMVPTVNSVFEFTTPGGAVPLSVLILSLLILFFSAVFVAAGLFAFVLRRRKKLPFRKRQEVDLTGIQMQCRIFEDRPNNSPEKAPGHVYDYIPHPVTQMCNNPIYKPREEEMGEEFSETKENNTNYRTLIEKEKEWTMAVSNSQLNTIVAINQSGEVPSFHENGVIFPGIIDRERSAPTVGFVDCIYGTVPKLKELHVHPPGMQYPDLQQDARLKETLLFSAGKGFSDQTQSEYLELRAKLQTKPDYLEVLEKNTYRF